A stretch of the Marasmius oreades isolate 03SP1 chromosome 8, whole genome shotgun sequence genome encodes the following:
- a CDS encoding uncharacterized protein (BUSCO:EOG092603KJ) has product MHRPLSRLSKRNVIGFHSSAYAKSQVLQAKPKPQTAIFKYKEESEEKEKGKEKVKGQSTRYAKRNPLGVQLLSKSLHQQIFKNCSFPSPAKEFVNISLEHLSLHGLDPSQSSTLPPTEFTLPPLQGDNLSQHFHRIGLAASEPYLALAEQFSETEIPPIPENWELQAGWTKYYHRTDGSDYSEHVPYPIHDDKPEQILTFDVETMPKYHSYPIIACAATANAWYVWLSPWILDPSSNSYAHLVPMGPAHVPRIIVGHNVSYDRARILEEYHLNGTKTRFLDTMSLHVATKGISSHQRPAWMKYRKNKEDEISRRDEATEAVFHLKQEVDEQVEVLQKEMKGGLRNIAEPQFQKLLDLQRNLEVSLPVLQASQAASLASASEDLDLSTQPILDDHDAPLDTPSKRWEDITSANSLVDVARLHCSINISKDIRKDLLKCTREEISSNICDYITYCAGDVDVTHKVYQKVLPGFRNTCPHPVSFAGILTMGSGFLPVNEEWGMYLERAEGVWRALEKRVRDGLEKLARSAMETFPVMPEEIGRQAPKWKDDVWLSQLDWTPKIAGQSRGVVPQEGNVQDHELEKTLPAWYATLKANPLSKKSVERVLPLLLQMSFETLPMKFTPKEKWFYNPPDDEDKVIRLPTSKRGQKTGSLLSRLHGLPLLENGSMSSPHINLAIRVSRGESDRDLKDALLKLGEELYHDHTHASCEEDPWFCQLDWKEVVRSSDEKLKPKKQQKPPLVYWPKWFWDLAKPKRDMPPGSLDITIRNRFAPLLLKMSWLGFPLFYSKEYGWIFRVSSSDLSQEKYRRLKPLNFYEPEDEKMAEAVQKGDYVFCKLPHKDGDKANVGSPLGKGFLRFAVDGVLTSSAGDELKELVDIGVKCSYWISARDRILNQKVIWSDTTKQNEWDMGFPTSPSVPAEVIRERKWGIILPQVITMGTVTRRAIEKTWLTASNAKKNRVGSELKAMVRAPPGYALVGADVDSEELWISSCMGDAQFGMHGATAIGWMTLEGNKAAGSDLHSKTANILGISRDQAKVFNYSRIYGAGMRHAILLLLQGNSNMTPEEAHKLAENLYASTKGKNTHRMDMFGRKFWFGGSESFLFNKLEAIATSDKPQTPALGCGVTNALMKDCLPTEFGSDYLPSRINWVVQSSGVDYLHLLIVSMDFLISRYQIDARYLISVHDELRYLVKEEDKYRAALAMQIANLWTRCMFAYKLGMDDLPQGVAFFSAVDIDNVLRKEVDMPCVTPSQPTPIAPGESLDIGGVLTKTNGGSLWKDGRSMLESSAKFVGTLDGYVEPDCLGHRASNAAFLRAQTTRDLNEVKHLAKHVSGTKFSGDVGDQTKRTKRKRRSPPIGNGDGMDWSETIEYLLQSGRELL; this is encoded by the exons ATGCACAGACCTCTTTCTCGCCTATCAAAGCGCAATGTCATAGGCTTTCACTCTTCTGCTTATGCTAAAAGCCAGGTTTTGCAAGCAAAACCCAAGCCTCAGACTGCTATCTTCAAGTACAAAGAAGAGagcgaagaaaaggaaaaaggaaaggaaaaagtCAAGGGTCAATCTACGAGATATG CCAAACGGAATCCTCTCGGAGTGCAGTTGCTCTCCAAATCCCTCCATCAGCAAATATTTAAGAAttgttcttttccttcaccGGCGAAAGAGTTCGTCAACATATCACTCGAGCATTTATCCCTACACGGCCTCGATCCTTCGCAGTCCTCTACACTTCCTCCGACCGAATTCACCTTACCCCCTTTGCAAGGAGACAATCTATCTCAACACTTTCACCGCATTGGTTTGGCTGCATCGGAACCTTACCTGGCACTGGCAGAGCAGTTCTCAGAGACGGAAATTCCACCTATCCCTGAAAACTGGGAGCTACAGGCAGGATGGACGAAATATTATCACCGTACCGACGGATCTGACTATTCAGAGCATGTTCCGTATCCAATCCACGATGACAAGCCAGAGCAGATACTGACCTTCGACGTTGAGACGATGCCAAAGTATCACTCCTATCCGATAATAGCTTGTGCAGCTACTGCTAATGCGTGGTACGTCTGGCTCTCACCATGGATATTGGATCCTTCATCGAATTCATATGCGCACCTTGTTCCAATGGGCCCAGCCCATGTTCCGCGTATCATTGTTGGACATAACGTTTCTTATGATCGTGCTCGTATATTAGAGGAGTATCATCTCAATGGAACGAAAACCCGATTCCTTGACACCATGTCCCTCCATGTTGCAACAAAGGGCATTTCTTCACATCAACGGCCTGCATGGATGAAATACCGAAAGAACAAAGAGGACGAGATCTCCAGAAGAGACGAGGCTACAGAAGCTGTTTTCCATCTCAAGCAAGAAGTGGACGAACAGGTCGAGGTGCTCCAGAAGGAAATGAAGGGCGGCCTCCGGAATATCGCCGAACCACAATTCCAAAAATTGTTGGATTTACAACGGAATTTGGAGGTCTCCCTGCCCGTTTTGCAAGCCTCACAAGCTGCGTCTTTAGCCTCTGCCAGTGAAGATCTAGATCTATCCACACAGCCAATTCTCGACGACCACGATGCTCCACTGGACACACCTTCCAAACGTTGGGAGGATATCACTTCCGCCAATTCCCTAGTCGACGTAGCGCGACTTCATTGCAGTATCAACATCTCAAAAGACATTCGCAAGGACCTCTTGAAGTGCACAAGAGAAGAGATATCCTCAAATATTTGCGATTACATTACTTATTGCGCGGGTGATGTCGACGTTACTCATAAGGTGTACCAAAAGGTACTTCCTGGTTTCCGGAACACATGTCCTCATCCTGTGAGCTTTGCTGGGATCTTGACAATGGGAAGCGGGTTTTTACCCGTGAATGAGGAATGGGGAATGTATCTGGAGAGAGCAGAAGGTGTATGGAGGGCTTTAGAGAAACGGGTACGAGATGGCTTGGAAAAACTTGCGAGATCGGCAATGGAGACTTTCCCGGTCATGCCTGAAGAAATTGGAAGGCAGGCGCCGAAGTGGAAAGACGACGTGTGGCTGAGTCAGTTAGATTGGACGCCAAAAATCGCGGGACAGAGTCGCGGAGTAGTTCCACAGGAG GGGAACGTTCAGGATCATGAACTTGAGAAAACTCTCCCAGCTTGGTACGCAACGTTGAAAGCCAACCCTCTCTCAAAGAAAAGTGTTGAGCGGGTTCTTCCCCTATTACTTCAAATGTCGTTCGAAACCCTTCCAATGAAATTTACACCGAAGGAAAAATGGTTCTACAATCCACCTGATGACGAGGATAAAGTCATTCGCTTGCCAACGTCTAAAAGGGGACAGAAAACTGGGTCTTTACTTTCTCGCCTTCACGGGCTACCGTTACTTGAGAATGGAAGTATGTCTTCTCCTCACATTAACCTGGCCATCAGAGTCAGTCGAGGGGAGTCTGATAGAGATCTCAAAGATGCGTTACTGAAGTTGGGGGAAGAATTATACCATGATCACACTCATGCGAGCTGTGAGGAAGACCCATGGTTTTGCCAGCTCGATTGGAAGGAGGTGGTGCGCAGCTCGGATGAGAAACTCAAACCCAAAAAGCAACAAAAGCCTCCTCTCGTGTATTGGCCGAAGTGGTTTTGGGATCTTGCCAAACCGAAGAGAGATATGCCTCCAGGGTCACTCGATATTACCATCCGCAACCGTTTTGcccctcttcttctcaaaATGTCTTGGCTTGGATTCCCCCTTTTCTACTCCAAAGAATATGGCTGGATATTCCGCGTTTCTTCGTCCGATTTGTCCCAGGAAAAATATCGGAGGTTAAAACCTTTGAATTTTTACGAGCCTGAAGACGAGAAAATGGCGGAAGCAGTTCAAAAAGGGGACTATGTCTTTTGCAAATTGCCGCATAAGGACGGAGATAAGGCAAATGTTGGAAGTCCATTGGGGAAAGGATTCCTGAGATTTGCCGTGGATGGTGTCCTGACAAGCAGTGCAGGAGATGAACTCAAGGAGCTTGTAGATATCGGTGTCAAGTGCAGCTATTGGATTAGTGCCAGAGATCGAATTCTGAACCAAAAGGTTATCTGGTCTGATACCACGAAGCAGAACGAATGGGATATGGGATTTCCTACCTCGCCGTCAGTCCCCGCAGAGGTAATTAGGGAGAGGAAGTGGGGTATAATCCTTCCTCAAGTTATTACGATGGGAACCGTTACGAGGCGTGCCATTGAGAAGACGTGGTTAACTGCCAGTAACGCGAAGAAAAACCGCGTTGGCTCAGAGTTGAAGGCGATGGTCCGTGCGCCTCCTGGATACGCATTAGTAGGTGCCGATGTTGATTCGGAGGAACTGTGGATCTCCAGTTGTATGGGTGATGCACAGTTTGGAATGCATGGCGCGACAGCGATAGGTTGGATGACCCTGGAAGGAAATAAAGCTGCTGGGTCCGACCTACATTCTAAGACTGCCAATATCCTTGGCATATCTAGGGACCAGGCAAAGGTTTTCAACTATTCGCGTATATACGGTGCAGGAATGCGGCACGCGATATTATTGTTATTGCAGGGAAACTCCAACATGACACCCGAGGAAGCTCACAAACTCGCGGAAAACCTTTACGCCTCAACCAAAGGGAAAAATACACACAGAATGGATATGTTCGGGCGAAAGTTTTGGTTTGGAGGGTCTGAAAGCTTTCTGTTCAATAAGCTCGAGGCAATCGCCACTTCGGATAAACCCCAAACGCCTGCATTAGGATGCGGAGTTACCAACGCTCTCATGAAAGACTGTCTTCCAACCGAGTTTGGTTCGGATTACCTTCCCTCCAGAATTAACTGGGTCGTTCAATCCTCCGGAGTCGActaccttcatcttcttaTCGTATCGATGGATTTCTTGATCAGCAGATACCAAATCGATGCGAGGTATCTCATTTCTGTTCATGATGAACTGAGATATCTCgtgaaagaagaagataaGTATCGGGCTGCGCTTGCGATGCAAATCGCCAACCTTTGGACGCGATGCATGTTTGCATATAAACTCGGAATGGATGACCTGCCCCAGGGCGTAGCGTTCTTCTCCGCCGTCGATATTGACAACGTTCTCCGCAAAGAAGTCGACATGCCTTGTGTAACCCCTTCCCAGCCCACTCCCATCGCCCCCGGAGAAAGTCTAGATATCGGTGGTGTGCTAACGAAAACGAACGGAGGATCGTTATGGAAAGATGGACGGTCGATGTTGGAGTCTAGTGCCAAATTTGTGGGAACCCTTGATGGATACGTCGAGCCCGATTGTCTAGGGCACCGGGCGTCGAACGCTGCTTTCCTCCGAGCCCAAACAACGCGAGATTTAAATGAAGTCAAACACCTCGCCAAACATGTTTCCGGTACCAAATTCAGCGGCGATGTTGGAGATCAAACGAAAAGAACCAAGAGAAAACGGAGGTCCCCTCCAATTGGGAATGGGGATGGCATGGACTGGTCGGAGACTATCGAATATTTACTTCAATCAGGACGTGAACTACTATAA